One genomic segment of Hymenobacter psoromatis includes these proteins:
- a CDS encoding YsnF/AvaK domain-containing protein: protein MTPATPSSPSRLASEAADESRVLPIIEERATIRREVVETGRVVVTKRVHEADEQIVVPVQHDEVHYERVPLNQTLPAGAVAPGPRQEGDTLIIPVLREVAVVEKRLLLVEELRITKRQVTTEHTEPLHLRREEVLVERLPPREPSAAS from the coding sequence ATGACTCCAGCTACTCCATCCTCGCCTTCGCGGCTCGCTTCCGAAGCGGCCGATGAAAGCCGGGTGCTACCCATTATTGAGGAGCGCGCCACCATTCGGCGCGAGGTAGTGGAAACCGGCCGGGTAGTAGTAACCAAGCGCGTGCACGAGGCCGACGAGCAGATTGTAGTGCCTGTGCAGCACGACGAAGTGCACTATGAGCGCGTGCCGCTCAACCAGACGCTGCCGGCCGGCGCGGTGGCCCCTGGCCCGCGCCAGGAGGGCGATACGCTCATCATTCCGGTGCTGCGCGAGGTGGCCGTGGTTGAAAAGCGCCTGCTGCTGGTGGAAGAGCTGCGCATAACTAAGCGCCAGGTGACGACTGAGCACACCGAGCCGCTGCACCTGCGGCGTGAGGAGGTGCTGGTCGAGCGCCTACCCCCCCGCGAGCCATCGGCCGCCTCCTAA
- a CDS encoding DUF6992 family protein: MLLLSTLPAGPAWLVAYQHHELALGRGLGILGVWALLNLVASGYQLPRTDRREWLYHFHFMNCLWAFINAILAAVGILRTHPGAPLAGFTAATALADVHSTSQIFLINAGLDVGYLLVGLWLLTHAARPGANRPERLYGYGRSVQLQGGFLLLFDAVMWWFL, from the coding sequence ATGCTTCTTCTCTCTACCCTTCCGGCGGGGCCGGCCTGGCTGGTGGCCTACCAGCACCACGAGCTGGCGCTGGGCCGGGGCCTGGGCATCCTGGGCGTCTGGGCGCTACTCAATTTGGTAGCGAGCGGCTACCAGCTGCCGCGCACCGACCGCCGCGAGTGGCTCTACCATTTTCACTTCATGAACTGCCTGTGGGCATTCATCAACGCCATATTAGCGGCAGTAGGCATTCTGCGCACGCATCCTGGCGCGCCTTTAGCCGGCTTTACGGCCGCAACTGCCCTGGCCGACGTGCATTCTACCAGCCAGATTTTTCTAATAAACGCGGGCCTCGATGTGGGCTATCTGCTGGTGGGACTGTGGCTGCTCACCCACGCCGCCCGCCCCGGTGCCAATCGCCCCGAACGCCTTTACGGCTACGGCCGCTCGGTGCAGCTGCAAGGCGGGTTCCTGCTGCTATTTGATGCGGTAATGTGGTGGTTTTTATAG
- a CDS encoding acyl-CoA thioesterase: MASLLRTPETQHRIHFQDCDMLGHLNNARYLDYFLNAREDQVAEHYALNMGELAREQHAAWVITKHQLSYLKPARQGALVRIRTQLIHFDNSNLVLEMQMRAADGQRLLALLWSEMAFVQLPAGTRTDHADALMDLLDELDVPGIDYEPDGFDQRVKTVRQELKRARRE; this comes from the coding sequence ATGGCTTCTCTTCTGCGCACGCCCGAAACCCAGCATCGCATTCATTTTCAAGACTGTGATATGCTGGGTCATCTCAATAATGCCCGCTACCTCGACTACTTTCTCAACGCCCGCGAGGACCAGGTGGCCGAGCACTACGCCCTCAACATGGGCGAGCTGGCCCGCGAGCAGCACGCGGCCTGGGTCATCACCAAGCACCAGCTCAGCTACCTCAAGCCGGCGCGGCAGGGCGCGCTGGTACGCATCCGCACCCAGCTCATTCATTTCGACAACTCCAACCTGGTATTGGAAATGCAGATGCGCGCCGCCGACGGCCAGCGCCTGCTGGCGCTGCTGTGGTCCGAAATGGCGTTCGTGCAACTGCCCGCCGGCACCCGCACCGACCACGCCGACGCCCTCATGGACCTGCTCGACGAACTGGACGTGCCCGGCATAGACTACGAGCCCGATGGCTTCGACCAGCGCGTGAAAACCGTGCGCCAGGAGCTGAAAAGGGCCCGGCGGGAGTAG
- a CDS encoding SDR family oxidoreductase: protein MADEPTIFPPQKQDAGAGKPGLEYKMTPEPEHIRPGYKGVDKLKDKVALITGGDSGIGRAVAVHFATEGADVAICYFPTEQQDAEKTQELVQGRGRRCLLLPGDLKQRDFCREIVERTVAEYGKLDVLVNNAAEQNWHDTLEEITDDELDSIFNLNIIAMFRITRAALKYLKEGAAIINTTSVNAYKGNEMLLDYTSTKGAIEAFTRALSLQLIKKGIRVNSVAPGPIWTPFIVGVGLLKLPLFGHDTPMGRAGQPSEVAPAYVFLASEDASYFSGQTLHPNGGSVVNA from the coding sequence ATGGCTGACGAACCCACTATCTTCCCGCCCCAGAAACAGGACGCTGGGGCCGGCAAACCCGGTTTAGAATACAAGATGACTCCCGAGCCCGAGCACATTCGGCCCGGCTACAAAGGGGTCGATAAGCTAAAAGACAAGGTGGCCCTCATCACGGGCGGCGACTCGGGCATTGGGCGGGCCGTGGCCGTGCACTTTGCCACCGAGGGGGCCGATGTGGCCATCTGCTACTTCCCTACTGAGCAGCAGGATGCTGAAAAAACCCAGGAGCTGGTGCAGGGCCGCGGCCGCCGCTGCCTGCTACTACCCGGCGACCTTAAACAGCGCGACTTTTGCCGCGAAATTGTGGAGCGCACCGTGGCCGAATACGGCAAGCTGGATGTACTGGTGAACAACGCGGCCGAGCAAAACTGGCACGACACGCTGGAGGAGATTACGGATGATGAGCTGGACAGTATTTTCAACCTCAACATTATCGCCATGTTCCGCATCACGCGGGCGGCGCTCAAGTACCTCAAGGAAGGCGCAGCCATCATCAACACCACCTCGGTGAACGCCTACAAGGGCAACGAGATGCTGCTCGACTACACCTCCACCAAGGGCGCGATTGAGGCATTCACGCGGGCCTTGTCGTTGCAGCTCATTAAGAAAGGCATTCGGGTGAACTCGGTGGCGCCGGGTCCCATCTGGACGCCGTTTATTGTGGGGGTAGGGCTGCTGAAGCTGCCGCTTTTCGGCCACGATACGCCAATGGGCCGCGCCGGCCAGCCTTCGGAAGTGGCCCCGGCCTACGTGTTTCTGGCCTCGGAAGATGCTTCGTACTTCTCGGGCCAGACGTTGCACCCCAACGGCGGCTCAGTGGTCAATGCGTAA
- a CDS encoding YsnF/AvaK domain-containing protein, with product MSAQTVVGIFNTAAEAQQAVQNLEQAGFKLDYVDVAHRETANVGVGRTSDDSIGGFFSSLFGGDDNADARSYTAAAKNGSSVVTVHVDSADQSQRAARILDDAGAVDVDGGITGDKPQSYQAGQTNQNYQADKTNQTGDNVKAEVIEENLQVGKRVEQTGGVRLRSRIVEKPVEASVRLREEHVTVQRTPVDRVASEADFKAFKEGELEVTESAERAVVAKEARVVEEVSLGKQVTEREQTIHDTVRNTEVDVEQIPGKTTTTDTTYTDKTNN from the coding sequence ATGAGTGCTCAAACCGTAGTTGGAATTTTCAATACCGCCGCTGAGGCGCAGCAAGCCGTTCAAAACCTGGAGCAAGCCGGGTTCAAGCTTGATTATGTAGACGTGGCTCACCGCGAAACTGCTAATGTCGGTGTGGGCCGCACCAGCGATGACAGCATCGGCGGCTTCTTTAGCTCTTTGTTTGGGGGCGATGACAACGCCGATGCCCGCAGCTACACCGCAGCCGCCAAAAATGGCTCGTCGGTTGTAACCGTGCACGTTGATTCGGCCGACCAAAGCCAGCGCGCCGCCCGTATCCTCGACGATGCCGGTGCCGTGGATGTGGATGGCGGCATAACGGGCGATAAGCCCCAGAGCTACCAGGCTGGCCAAACCAACCAGAATTACCAGGCCGACAAGACCAACCAAACCGGCGACAACGTGAAGGCCGAAGTTATCGAGGAGAACCTGCAAGTGGGCAAGCGCGTGGAGCAAACCGGTGGCGTGCGCCTGCGCTCGCGCATCGTAGAAAAGCCTGTAGAAGCCAGCGTGCGCCTGCGCGAAGAGCACGTAACGGTGCAGCGCACCCCCGTAGACCGCGTTGCTTCAGAGGCTGACTTTAAAGCCTTCAAGGAAGGTGAGTTGGAAGTGACTGAAAGCGCCGAGCGCGCCGTAGTAGCCAAAGAGGCCCGCGTAGTGGAAGAAGTATCACTGGGCAAGCAGGTAACCGAGCGCGAGCAAACTATCCATGACACCGTGCGCAACACGGAAGTGGACGTGGAGCAAATCCCCGGTAAAACCACCACGACCGATACAACTTACACGGACAAAACCAACAACTAA
- a CDS encoding ATP-binding protein: protein MPDFISANHSPVALTQLGTTARQAASTEAELAELRQALAAAERQLAATRQQLTEQREFYEGVLNALAVNVAVYDADLRFCFINSAAIRDPTVRAWALGKTNEDYCTHIQLPTELAAAYQGYYEEARRTRAEVRWEESLATGHGPRRQVRRFQPLFGPDGELRFMVASGVDITKRYQAEQQLAEQRAFYELVLNQLPTDVGVFDARHHYLFVNECGIKDPVVREWVIGRDNFAYFARTNRPRAMAEERRVRFEQAARTRQSVSYEEQFARPDGTRHLLRCIQPVFYPDGALHLLVCYGLDITERVRAEQTLTQAKVVAEESARVKETFLANMSHEIRTPMNAILGMSQLLAKTALADDQLSYQQAIATSAENLLVIINDVLDLSKLEAGKLVLEIIGFAPTHLLAQVEQTLRFKAAEKGLSLLLELGPQVPPVLLGDPSRIRQVLLNLADNALKFTNKGSVTVACQLLNNSPEVPADTVALEFRVTDTGIGIDPAYLTTMFTEFSQADSSVTREFGGTGLGLSICRDLVRLMGSEIQVSSQKNKGTTTRFVLHLPVGPPQAVPRRKLPPLTAQHRALLRGRRVLLVEDNLFNRQIAKSFMTQADILVTEAEHGAQAVELAQHQRFDLVLMDVQMPVMDGYAATAVLRQQLNLPTPILALTANAISGEREKCLAAGMNGYLAKPFQEAQLLQLLLEWIVPGSAGAAAPAEPEPLRPPKPAGIARPDASLYSIDDLLKAGQNDPDFVLFMLQTFADSCQEALRDLRRGLREADVVLLKSTAHTLKPSLQHLNAWQALPPVEKINCWAGAFALEPLRILVETVELLLRDVLAQIAGDLHAERVMSRVLTR, encoded by the coding sequence ATGCCTGATTTTATTTCCGCTAACCATTCACCAGTTGCGCTTACTCAGCTCGGAACGACTGCCAGGCAAGCAGCCAGCACCGAGGCAGAGCTTGCGGAGCTGCGACAAGCGCTAGCCGCGGCCGAGCGGCAGTTGGCCGCTACCAGGCAGCAGCTAACGGAGCAGCGGGAGTTTTACGAAGGCGTGCTCAACGCGCTGGCCGTGAACGTGGCCGTGTACGATGCCGACCTGCGTTTCTGCTTCATCAATTCGGCCGCCATCAGAGACCCGACCGTGCGGGCGTGGGCATTGGGCAAAACGAATGAGGACTATTGCACTCACATTCAGCTGCCTACCGAGCTGGCCGCTGCGTACCAGGGTTACTATGAGGAGGCGCGCCGCACGCGGGCCGAAGTACGCTGGGAAGAAAGCCTGGCTACCGGGCACGGTCCGCGGCGGCAGGTGCGGCGCTTTCAGCCACTGTTTGGGCCCGATGGGGAGCTGCGCTTTATGGTGGCATCGGGCGTGGATATTACCAAGCGCTACCAGGCCGAGCAGCAGCTGGCCGAGCAGCGCGCCTTTTACGAGCTGGTGCTTAATCAACTGCCGACCGACGTTGGCGTTTTTGACGCGCGCCACCACTATCTTTTTGTGAATGAGTGCGGTATAAAAGACCCGGTCGTGCGCGAGTGGGTTATCGGGCGCGATAATTTTGCGTATTTTGCCCGCACCAACCGGCCCCGCGCGATGGCCGAGGAGCGGCGCGTGCGCTTTGAGCAGGCCGCGCGCACCCGCCAGTCCGTGAGCTACGAGGAGCAGTTTGCGCGGCCCGATGGCACGCGCCATTTGCTGCGCTGCATCCAGCCGGTTTTTTATCCTGATGGGGCACTCCACCTGCTGGTGTGCTACGGGCTCGATATCACGGAGCGGGTGCGGGCCGAGCAGACACTAACCCAGGCCAAGGTAGTAGCCGAGGAGTCGGCGCGGGTCAAGGAGACGTTTCTGGCCAATATGAGCCACGAGATTCGCACGCCCATGAATGCCATCCTGGGCATGAGCCAGCTGCTGGCCAAAACCGCGCTCGCCGACGACCAGCTGAGCTACCAGCAGGCCATTGCTACCTCGGCCGAAAACCTGCTCGTCATCATCAACGACGTACTCGACCTCTCGAAGCTGGAAGCTGGCAAGCTGGTGCTCGAAATCATTGGCTTTGCGCCTACCCACCTGCTGGCCCAGGTAGAGCAGACGCTACGCTTCAAGGCCGCCGAAAAGGGCCTGAGCCTGCTGCTAGAGCTGGGGCCGCAGGTGCCGCCCGTGCTGCTCGGCGACCCCTCCCGCATCCGGCAAGTACTACTCAATCTGGCTGATAATGCCTTGAAGTTCACGAATAAAGGGTCCGTAACGGTGGCGTGCCAGCTGCTGAACAACAGCCCCGAGGTACCCGCCGATACTGTGGCCCTGGAGTTTCGGGTGACGGACACCGGCATTGGCATCGACCCGGCGTACCTGACGACCATGTTCACGGAGTTCAGCCAGGCCGACTCGTCGGTGACGCGCGAGTTTGGGGGCACGGGGCTGGGCCTGAGCATCTGCCGCGACCTGGTGCGGCTCATGGGCAGCGAGATTCAGGTGAGCAGCCAGAAAAATAAGGGTACTACCACCCGCTTCGTGCTGCACTTACCAGTGGGGCCGCCGCAGGCCGTGCCGCGCCGCAAACTGCCGCCCCTCACGGCCCAGCACCGGGCTTTGCTACGCGGCCGGCGCGTATTGCTGGTGGAAGATAATTTATTTAACCGCCAGATTGCCAAGTCGTTCATGACTCAGGCCGATATCCTGGTAACTGAAGCCGAACACGGAGCCCAGGCCGTGGAGCTGGCCCAGCATCAGCGCTTCGACCTGGTGCTGATGGACGTGCAGATGCCCGTGATGGATGGCTACGCGGCCACCGCCGTGCTGCGCCAGCAGCTAAACCTGCCTACCCCCATTCTGGCCCTCACGGCCAACGCCATCAGCGGGGAGCGCGAAAAATGCCTGGCGGCCGGCATGAATGGCTACCTGGCCAAGCCCTTTCAGGAAGCGCAGTTGCTTCAGCTGCTGCTCGAATGGATAGTGCCGGGCTCGGCGGGGGCGGCCGCCCCCGCCGAGCCGGAGCCCCTACGCCCCCCCAAGCCAGCGGGGATAGCCCGGCCCGATGCTAGCCTCTACAGCATCGACGACCTGCTCAAAGCCGGGCAGAACGACCCGGACTTCGTGCTCTTTATGCTCCAGACGTTCGCAGATAGCTGCCAGGAAGCCCTGCGCGACCTGCGCCGCGGGCTGCGCGAGGCCGATGTGGTGCTGCTCAAAAGCACGGCCCACACACTCAAGCCCAGCCTGCAGCACCTCAACGCCTGGCAGGCCCTGCCGCCCGTCGAAAAAATCAACTGCTGGGCCGGGGCCTTCGCCCTGGAGCCGCTGCGCATACTGGTAGAAACCGTGGAGCTGCTACTGCGCGACGTGCTAGCCCAGATTGCCGGCGACCTGCACGCCGAGCGCGTGATGAGCCGTGTACTGACCAGATAG
- a CDS encoding type 1 glutamine amidotransferase domain-containing protein, giving the protein MSIFSSDKLKGKRIAILATDGFEQSELLKPQKFLKQEGATVDVVSLKSGSIKGWDQKDWGDKVDVDKTLDDAKASDYDALVLPGGQMNPDVLRTEPKAVNFVRDFVNAGKLVAAVCHGPWTLIEADAVRGKHLTSWPSLQTDLRNAGAHWQDAEVVVDGNLITSRKPEDLDAFNQKIEEKLLAGS; this is encoded by the coding sequence ATGTCAATTTTCAGCAGCGATAAGCTTAAAGGTAAGCGCATTGCCATCTTGGCCACCGATGGCTTCGAGCAATCCGAACTCCTTAAGCCCCAAAAATTTCTCAAACAAGAAGGCGCGACGGTCGATGTCGTGTCGCTCAAGTCGGGTTCTATCAAAGGCTGGGACCAGAAGGACTGGGGCGATAAGGTAGACGTGGACAAGACCCTGGACGATGCCAAAGCCAGCGACTACGATGCCTTGGTGCTGCCCGGCGGCCAAATGAACCCCGATGTGTTACGCACCGAGCCCAAAGCCGTAAATTTTGTGCGTGATTTCGTGAATGCCGGCAAGCTGGTGGCTGCCGTCTGCCACGGCCCCTGGACGCTGATTGAGGCCGATGCCGTGCGCGGCAAGCACCTGACCAGCTGGCCCAGCCTTCAAACCGACCTGCGCAACGCCGGCGCGCACTGGCAAGACGCTGAGGTGGTCGTGGACGGCAACCTTATCACCAGCCGCAAGCCCGAGGACCTGGACGCTTTTAATCAGAAAATCGAAGAAAAGCTGCTGGCAGGTTCTTAA
- a CDS encoding aldehyde dehydrogenase family protein produces MTTSAYPVAAPAVPTPPTAYRFAAEFAALRAQAPALRAEDVAARRQRLARLADWLLANRAAIQQALYQDFRKPPEETDLTEIWPSLTEIRHSSRELKRWAARRKVGTPLALAGTTGWVQAEPKGVVLIIAPWNYPFYLALDPLASAIAAGNAVVIKPAEQTPATSALLCRMAEELFRPEEVLVLEGGREVATELLRLPWDHIFFTGSPQVGKIVMRAAAEHLSGLTLELGGKSPAIVDETANLRDAAEKIVWGKFLNAGQTCVAPDYLLVQAGVRDPLLAELRRAIGTYYGADNEAIKQSKSYARIVNEHHFARLAGLLEDAQTRGATVAQGGGLDERQCYLEPTILTDVPAGAAVLEEEIFGPLLPVLTFQSLPETAAYVNARLKPLAQYVFTTSAANRRYLLDTIAAGGAAVNETIIQLAHPALPFGGVGNSGLGKAHGHAGFLAFSNEKAVLRQRVGLTGIKPFYPPYTSRTRRLLGWLLKYL; encoded by the coding sequence ATGACAACCTCTGCCTACCCCGTCGCCGCGCCGGCCGTGCCCACGCCGCCCACTGCTTACCGCTTCGCCGCCGAGTTTGCGGCCCTGCGGGCGCAGGCCCCGGCCCTGCGGGCCGAGGACGTGGCCGCCCGCCGCCAGCGGCTGGCCCGGCTGGCCGATTGGCTGCTGGCCAACCGGGCCGCCATTCAACAGGCGCTGTACCAGGATTTTCGGAAGCCGCCTGAAGAAACCGACCTCACCGAAATCTGGCCCTCGCTAACTGAGATTCGGCACAGCAGCCGCGAGCTGAAGCGCTGGGCAGCCCGGCGCAAAGTGGGCACGCCACTGGCCCTGGCCGGCACTACGGGCTGGGTGCAGGCCGAGCCCAAAGGCGTGGTGCTCATCATCGCACCCTGGAACTACCCGTTTTACCTGGCCCTCGACCCGTTGGCCTCGGCCATTGCGGCCGGCAACGCAGTGGTCATCAAGCCCGCTGAGCAAACGCCCGCTACCTCGGCCCTGCTGTGCCGAATGGCCGAGGAGCTGTTTCGACCCGAGGAGGTGCTGGTGCTGGAGGGGGGTAGGGAAGTGGCCACTGAGCTACTGCGCCTGCCCTGGGACCATATTTTTTTTACTGGCTCGCCGCAGGTGGGCAAAATCGTGATGCGCGCCGCCGCCGAGCACCTGAGCGGCCTCACGCTAGAGCTGGGCGGCAAGAGCCCGGCCATCGTGGATGAAACAGCCAACCTGCGCGATGCGGCCGAGAAAATAGTGTGGGGTAAGTTTCTCAACGCCGGCCAGACCTGCGTGGCCCCCGACTACCTGCTGGTGCAGGCCGGCGTGCGCGACCCGCTGCTGGCCGAGTTGCGCCGGGCCATCGGGACGTACTATGGGGCCGACAATGAGGCGATTAAGCAGTCTAAATCCTACGCCCGCATCGTGAACGAGCACCATTTCGCCCGCCTGGCCGGGCTGCTCGAAGATGCTCAAACGCGCGGGGCTACCGTGGCCCAGGGCGGCGGCCTCGACGAGCGCCAGTGCTACCTGGAACCCACTATCCTCACCGATGTGCCGGCCGGCGCGGCCGTGCTGGAAGAAGAGATATTTGGCCCGCTGCTGCCCGTGCTCACCTTCCAAAGCTTGCCCGAAACGGCGGCCTACGTCAACGCCCGCCTCAAGCCGCTGGCGCAGTACGTGTTCACCACCAGCGCTGCTAATCGCCGCTACCTGCTCGATACCATCGCGGCCGGCGGCGCGGCCGTGAACGAAACCATCATTCAGCTCGCGCACCCCGCGCTACCCTTCGGCGGGGTTGGCAACAGCGGTTTGGGCAAAGCCCACGGGCACGCCGGTTTCCTGGCTTTCAGCAACGAAAAAGCGGTGCTGCGGCAGCGCGTGGGCCTCACTGGCATCAAGCCCTTCTACCCCCCTTACACCAGCCGCACGCGCCGCCTGCTGGGCTGGCTGCTGAAGTATTTGTAG
- a CDS encoding pseudouridine synthase, with product MPEPLPASTLPPTPPAHRHFALHKPWGYLSQFTSEFAKEVKKKRFLGELGDFPAGTMAIGRLDEDSEGLLLLTTDGRVSEQVRGRHVEKEYYAQVDGQLTPEALDRLRGGVDISLRGTLYRTLPCQARLLAEAPALPPRGRAIRSDRHGPTSWVALVVTEGKFRQVRKMTAAVGFPTLRLVRVRVGEVHLAGLPAGASREVTSFFEK from the coding sequence GTGCCCGAGCCGCTGCCTGCTTCCACTTTGCCGCCTACCCCCCCGGCGCACCGCCACTTCGCGCTGCATAAGCCCTGGGGCTACCTCAGCCAGTTCACCAGCGAGTTTGCCAAAGAAGTGAAGAAGAAGCGCTTCCTGGGCGAGCTGGGCGACTTCCCGGCGGGCACCATGGCCATCGGTCGCCTCGATGAAGACAGTGAGGGCCTGCTGCTGCTCACCACTGATGGCCGCGTGAGCGAGCAGGTCCGCGGCCGCCACGTGGAGAAAGAATACTACGCCCAGGTAGACGGCCAGCTCACACCCGAAGCCCTGGACCGGCTGCGGGGCGGCGTCGACATCAGCCTGCGCGGCACCTTGTACCGCACGTTGCCCTGCCAGGCGCGCCTGCTGGCCGAGGCCCCCGCCCTACCCCCCCGCGGCCGCGCCATCCGGTCCGACCGCCACGGCCCCACGAGCTGGGTGGCCCTGGTGGTGACGGAGGGTAAATTCCGGCAGGTGCGCAAGATGACGGCCGCCGTGGGTTTCCCCACCCTGCGGCTGGTGCGCGTGCGGGTTGGCGAGGTGCACCTAGCGGGCCTGCCAGCCGGGGCCAGCCGCGAGGTAACGAGCTTTTTTGAAAAATAA
- a CDS encoding FAD-dependent oxidoreductase, with amino-acid sequence MPTPFPAMFALTPTRAATLRAIADTFIPAGPGADGLPPGSAQVDLDKLVTALRAQPLGEQVEFEQLLDLLAKPLAGLTWWGPLRPFLDLTPAQREALLQSWAGSRLPPLRKGFHALRKLCTFLYYGDAPAGGPNPAWAALGYPGPTPPVDARPPGATERPLKPLAPVADTTYCCDVLVIGSGAGGGVVAGELAQAGHDVLVLEAGPYLHGADFTQREADMMGRLYDARGALSTRDGSIGILAGACLGGGTTVNWAGAFRTPDYVLEEWAREHAAPQFISPDFTQSLDAVAAALSVNTAYPRHNGQNQALLDGSARLGQKTRLIPRNEKGLSESDAHFQGLGYSSLGDAHGIKQGTLNTYLRTAADHGARLLAGARVERVTIVGGRATGAEAVHTTAAGRRVRILVRAGQVVVAGGAVQTPALLLRSGLRHPHLGRHLHLHPTVPVAAHYPWPMRSWHGPSMSVVNDTFTRLGGTNFGAKLETPPTHPGLLAMVLPWQSGAQHRELLQAADHLGSFIVLTRDRDGGRVRIDKQGAPLIDYQLSGFDKKSMLAGIRAAVDIHVAAGAHTVYLPHGTLPTLRAKDGVVQNPELLAALPHLPWQPNRYGLYSAHQMSTCRLGGRRATHPLRPSGETVEVKNLYVADGSAFPACSGVNPMLTIMALAHYTAQGLKATRPS; translated from the coding sequence TTGCCTACCCCCTTTCCCGCCATGTTTGCCCTCACGCCCACCCGCGCCGCCACGCTGCGCGCCATCGCCGACACGTTTATCCCAGCCGGGCCGGGTGCGGACGGCCTACCCCCCGGTTCGGCCCAGGTGGACCTAGATAAGCTAGTGACGGCCCTGCGCGCGCAGCCGCTGGGCGAGCAAGTGGAGTTTGAGCAGCTGCTTGATTTATTGGCTAAACCCCTAGCCGGCCTCACCTGGTGGGGGCCGCTGCGGCCGTTTCTGGACCTTACGCCCGCCCAGCGCGAGGCGCTGTTGCAAAGCTGGGCCGGCTCGCGGCTGCCGCCGCTGCGCAAGGGCTTTCACGCGCTGCGCAAGCTGTGCACGTTTTTATATTACGGCGATGCGCCGGCCGGCGGCCCCAATCCGGCCTGGGCGGCGCTGGGCTACCCCGGCCCTACCCCCCCGGTGGACGCCCGCCCGCCCGGCGCGACCGAGCGCCCGCTAAAGCCCCTCGCGCCGGTGGCCGACACCACGTATTGCTGCGACGTGCTGGTGATTGGCTCGGGCGCGGGCGGCGGGGTAGTGGCCGGCGAATTGGCCCAGGCCGGGCACGACGTGCTGGTGCTGGAAGCCGGCCCCTACCTGCACGGTGCGGACTTCACGCAGCGCGAAGCCGACATGATGGGCCGCCTCTACGACGCGCGCGGCGCGCTCAGCACCCGCGATGGCAGTATTGGCATATTGGCCGGGGCCTGCCTGGGCGGCGGCACTACCGTGAACTGGGCCGGCGCGTTTCGCACCCCCGACTACGTGCTGGAAGAATGGGCCCGCGAGCACGCCGCGCCGCAGTTCATCAGCCCCGATTTTACCCAAAGCCTCGACGCCGTGGCCGCCGCCCTGAGCGTGAACACCGCCTACCCCCGCCACAACGGCCAGAACCAGGCCCTGCTGGACGGCTCGGCCCGGCTGGGCCAAAAAACGCGCCTCATTCCGCGCAATGAGAAGGGCCTGAGCGAATCCGACGCGCACTTTCAGGGGCTGGGCTACTCGTCCTTGGGCGATGCGCACGGCATTAAACAGGGCACTTTGAATACTTACCTGCGCACGGCCGCCGACCACGGCGCGCGCCTGCTGGCTGGTGCGCGGGTGGAGCGCGTGACCATTGTGGGCGGCCGGGCCACCGGGGCCGAGGCTGTGCACACTACTGCCGCGGGCCGCCGGGTGCGCATTCTGGTGCGGGCGGGACAGGTAGTGGTGGCGGGCGGGGCCGTGCAAACGCCGGCGCTGCTGCTGCGCTCGGGGCTGCGCCACCCGCATTTGGGCCGGCACCTGCATTTGCACCCTACCGTGCCGGTGGCGGCGCACTACCCCTGGCCCATGCGCTCGTGGCACGGCCCCAGCATGAGCGTCGTCAACGACACGTTTACGCGGCTGGGCGGCACCAACTTCGGGGCCAAGCTCGAAACGCCGCCCACCCACCCCGGCCTGCTGGCCATGGTGCTGCCCTGGCAATCGGGCGCGCAGCACCGCGAATTACTGCAAGCCGCCGACCACCTGGGCTCGTTCATCGTGCTCACCCGCGACCGCGACGGCGGCCGGGTGCGCATAGACAAGCAGGGCGCGCCGCTCATTGATTATCAGCTCTCTGGCTTCGACAAGAAGAGCATGCTGGCCGGCATCCGGGCGGCCGTTGATATTCACGTGGCAGCCGGGGCGCACACCGTGTACCTGCCCCACGGCACGCTGCCCACGCTGCGCGCCAAAGACGGGGTAGTGCAAAACCCCGAGCTGCTGGCCGCCCTACCCCACCTGCCTTGGCAGCCCAACCGCTACGGCCTCTACAGCGCCCACCAGATGAGCACCTGCCGCCTGGGCGGCCGCCGCGCTACCCACCCACTGCGCCCCAGCGGCGAAACCGTGGAGGTAAAAAACCTCTACGTGGCCGACGGCTCGGCCTTTCCGGCGTGCAGCGGCGTCAATCCGATGCTCACCATTATGGCGCTGGCCCACTATACAGCCCAGGGTCTGAAAGCTACGCGGCCCAGCTAG